From one Eriocheir sinensis breed Jianghai 21 chromosome 60, ASM2467909v1, whole genome shotgun sequence genomic stretch:
- the LOC126985772 gene encoding endocuticle structural glycoprotein SgAbd-8-like → MNFCLLILSVVVAAAAAAPGYDKPIPILKDDRSQNAAGEYTFDFETGNGIVRSEAGRQADGQESSGAFSYTSPDGTPVAISFTAGAGGYQPEGAVLPVAPALPYQRSDTFVH, encoded by the exons ATGAACTTCTGCCTGCTGATC ctgagcgtggtggtggcggcggcggcggcggcgcccgGCTACGACAAGCCCATCCCCATCCTGAAGGACGACCGCTCCCAGAACGCCGCGGGCGAGTACACCTTCGACTTCGAGACCGGCAACGGCATCGTGCGCAGCGAGGCGGGGCGCCAGGCCGACGGCCAGGAGTCCTCCGGCGCCTTCAG cTACACCAGCCCAGACGGCACCCCCGTGGCCATCTCCTTCACCGCCGGCGCGGGAGGCTATCAGCCTGAGGGCGCGGTGCTGCCCGTGGCCCCAGCGCTGCCCTACCAGCGCTCCGACACCTTCGTGCACtaa
- the LOC126985768 gene encoding endocuticle structural glycoprotein SgAbd-8-like, translating to MNFCLLILSVVVAAAAAAPGYDKPIPILKDDRSQNAAGEYTFDFETGNGIVRSEAGRQADGQESSGAFSYTSPDGTPVAISFTAGAGGYQPEGAVLPVAPPLPYERSDTFVH from the exons ATGAACTTCTGCCTACTGATC ctgagcgtggtggtggcagcggcggcggcggcgcccgGCTACGACAAGCCGATCCCCATCCTGAAGGACGACCGCTCCCAGAACGCCGCGGGCGAGTACACCTTCGACTTCGAGACCGGCAACGGCATCGTGCGCAGCGAGGCGGGGCGCCAGGCCGACGGCCAGGAGTCCTCCGGCGCCTTCAG ctacACCAGCCCAGACGGCACCCCCGTGGCCATCTCCTTCACCGCCGGCGCGGGAGGTTACCAGCCTGAGGGCGCGGTGCTGCCCGTGGCCCCGCCGCTGCCCTACGAGCGCTCCGACACCTTCGTGCACTAA
- the LOC126985770 gene encoding endocuticle structural glycoprotein SgAbd-8-like, translating to MNFSLLILSVVVAAAAAAPGYDKPIPILKDDRSQNAAGEYTFDFETGNGIVRSEAGRQADGQESSGAFSYTSPDGTPVAISFTAGAGGYQPEGAVLPVAPPLPYERSDTFVH from the exons ATGAACTTCAGCCTACTGATC ctgagcgtggtggtggcggcggcggcggcggcgcccgGCTACGACAAGCCGATCCCCATCCTGAAGGACGACCGCTCCCAGAACGCCGCGGGCGAGTACACCTTCGACTTCGAGACCGGCAACGGCATCGTGCGCAGCGAGGCGGGGCGCCAGGCCGACGGCCAGGAGTCCTCCGGCGCCTTCAG ctacACCAGCCCAGACGGCACCCCCGTGGCCATCTCCTTCACCGCCGGCGCGGGAGGTTACCAGCCTGAGGGCGCGGTGCTGCCCGTGGCCCCGCCGCTGCCCTACGAGCGCTCCGACACCTTCGTGCACTAA
- the LOC126985769 gene encoding endocuticle structural glycoprotein SgAbd-8-like, with translation MNFSLLILSVVVAAAAAAPGYDKPIPILKDDRSQNAAGEYTFDFETGNGIVRSEAGRQADGQESSGAFSYTSPDGTPVAISFTAGAGGYQPEGAVLPVAPPLPYERSDTFVH, from the exons ATGAACTTCAGCCTACTGATC ctgagcgtggtggtggcggcggcggcggcggcgcccgGCTACGACAAGCCCATCCCCATCCTGAAGGACGACCGCTCCCAGAACGCCGCGGGCGAGTACACCTTCGACTTCGAGACCGGCAACGGCATCGTGCGCAGCGAGGCGGGGCGCCAGGCCGACGGCCAGGAGTCCTCCGGCGCCTTCAG ctacACCAGCCCAGACGGCACCCCCGTGGCCATCTCCTTCACCGCCGGCGCGGGAGGTTACCAGCCTGAGGGCGCGGTGCTGCCCGTGGCCCCGCCGCTGCCCTACGAGCGCTCCGACACCTTCGTGCACTAA
- the LOC126985771 gene encoding endocuticle structural glycoprotein SgAbd-8-like isoform X1, whose amino-acid sequence MNFSLLILSVVVAAAAAAPGYDTPIPILKDDRSQNAAGEYTFDFETGNGIVRSEAGRQADGQESSGAFSYTSPDGTPVAISFTAGAGGYQPEGAVLPVAPPLPYERSDTFVH is encoded by the exons ctgagcgtggtggtggcggcggcggcggcggcgcccgGCTACGACACGCCCATCCCCATCCTGAAGGACGACCGCTCCCAGAACGCCGCGGGCGAGTACACCTTCGACTTCGAGACCGGCAACGGCATCGTGCGCAGCGAGGCGGGGCGCCAGGCCGACGGCCAGGAGTCCTCCGGCGCCTTCAG ctacACCAGCCCAGACGGCACCCCCGTGGCCATCTCCTTCACCGCCGGCGCAGGAGGTTACCAGCCTGAGGGCGCGGTGCTGCCCGTGGCCCCGCCGCTGCCCTACGAGCGCTCCGACACCTTCGTGCACTAA